One stretch of Sander lucioperca isolate FBNREF2018 chromosome 13, SLUC_FBN_1.2, whole genome shotgun sequence DNA includes these proteins:
- the fam222ba gene encoding protein FAM222B — protein MLACLPGPGDLPLQLLPHTQMNTGYQKWDTTQRMRSAPFPTPAELDAYAKKVANNPLTIKIFPNSVKVPQRNHVRRTVNGLDTSGQRYSPYPSSQASAKTGLLAIIKVPTVKGILKDFDGSRARLHPEVIMNPHTRPYQVASTSTLNHHPPLPNLTRLQQSLPLQPQDPPQTLQMPLPQHQGHTQSLRHPPPMAQPPQGPHRLQTLSQHPALGHPQGPTTVMLQQQHLQQQPPHGLQGSRKLPDGDAPPNVTVSTSTVPLSMAAGLHQGRQADLSTIVHQINQFCQARAQGAGATSMCEGQIANPSPISRNLLISACSRVSMHSNPATPGFPPPNCIIGSQEKATAPLGAHPPHSVAIMNHLPSNHTDLKQQHHMLHQQQNQQQQQLQHNAQQKMRSWNQHQLAHVPHIQNGGSHLCKQPSRDPAFHFNSMGYPAEVCVGQPYTLKPPVERPTPSPPVNNGMPGPMAHYTNGHYFQSHIWNSSILPTPNSDSSGSQDIAMPFHGAGPGGCTTLDCGPPGAPHFRLGTSSSTSSAQSNLIQTADYLGGDFQTPYFRDQNLGLMGKMHRPPLSRVGPEVGDGRTALIQHPGYR, from the exons ATGCTGGCCTGTCTGCCAGGGCCAGGTGACCTCCCCCTTCAGCTTCTCCCCCACACGCAGATGAACACTGGATATCAGAAAT GGGACACCACACAAAGGATGAGATCCGCTCCGTTTCCAACCCCTGCAGAATTGGATGCATATGCTAAGAAGGTTGCCAACAACCCCCTCACCATCAAGATCTTCCCCAACAGCGTCAAGGTGCCGCAGCGAAACCACGTGCGCCGCACAGTCAACGGGCTGGATACGTCAGGCCAGCGCTACAGCCCTTACCCTTCCTCTCAGGCCAGTGCCAAGACAGGCCTCCTCGCCATCATCAAGGTGCCCACAGTCAAAGGCATCCTAAAAGATTTTGACGGAAGCCGGGCTCGCTTGCACCCTGAAGTCATCATGAATCCCCACACCAGACCCTACCAAGTGGCTTCGACCAGCACTTTAAACCACCACCCACCTCTGCCGAACCTTACCCGGCTCCAGCAGAGCTTACCCCTCCAACCACAGGACCCACCTCAGACTCTACAGATGCCCCTCCCTCAGCACCAGGGTCACACCCAGAGCCTCAGACACCCTCCCCCCATGGCCCAGCCCCCTCAGGGCCCACACAGACTTCAGACTCTGTCTCAGCACCCAGCCCTTGGTCACCCACAGGGGCCAACTACCGTCATGCTTCAGCAGCAGCACCTTCAGCAGCAGCCACCACATGGCCTGCAGGGGAGCAGAAAGCTGCCAGATGGCGATGCACCACCTAATGTTACCGTCTCTACCTCAACCGTTCCACTCTCCATGGCTGCTGGGCTGCACCAGGGCCGCCAGGCTGACTTGAGCACCATTGTGCATCAGATCAACCAGTTCTGCCAAGCTCGGGCCCAAGGTGCAGGAGCCACCTCCATGTGTGAGGGCCAGATCGCCAACCCCAGCCCCATCAGTCGCAACCTGCTTATCAGCGCCTGCTCCAGGGTGTCCATGCACAGCAACCCTGCCACCCCTGGCTTCCCCCCACCCAACTGCATCATTGGCTCTCAAGAGAAAGCCACCGCCCCGTTGGGAGCTCACCCCCCACACAGCGTGGCAATTATGAACCACTTGCCTTCCAACCACACTGATCTCAAGCAGCAGCACCACATGCTGCACCAACAACAGaatcagcagcaacaacagctaCAACATAACGCGCAGCAGAAGATGCGCTCTTGGAATCAGCACCAGTTGGCTCATGTACCCCACATTCAGAACGGTGGGAGCCACCTCTGCAAGCAGCCTTCCAGGGACCCCGCCTTCCATTTTAACAGCATGGGCTACCCtgcagaggtgtgtgtgggTCAGCCTTACACACTGAAACCTCCCGTAGAGAGGCCCACCCCCTCTCCCCCTGTCAACAACGGCATGCCCGGCCCAATGGCCCACTACACTAATGGTCACTACTTCCAGTCCCACATTTGGAACAGCAGCATCCTACCCACACCCAACAGTGACAGCTCCGGGTCTCAGGACATAGCCATGCCATTCCACGGTGCGGGCCCAGGGGGGTGCACCACACTAGACTGTGGGCCCCCTGGGGCTCCCCATTTCAGGCTAGGAACGagctcctccacctcctccgccCAGTCTAATCTGATTCAAACAGCAGATTACTTGGGTGGGGACTTCCAGACGCCCTACTTCCGCGATCAGAATCTAGGGTTGATGGGCAAGATGCACAGGCCTCCTCTGAGCAGGGTAGGTCCAGAGGTTGGGGATGGCAGAACCGCTCTCATCCAGCACCCAGGGTACAGATAA
- the trpv1 gene encoding transient receptor potential cation channel subfamily V member 1 has protein sequence MEKSEMFGFSLETDDRTEEEKTRQKAPKKDGVFSALGLGQELPKSPMDTDYQEEMEKTKPQNRFNLNFDKRIRREQQPDQKRDSKTFNIDRLFEAVASRDVRKLDGLHQYLHQNMKKLSDSLYQSYGKTALMKALLHLRDGENKTVELLIDISEKMGDIKEFVNAAYTNSYYKGQTALHIAIERRSCSYVKLLISKGADVHAKACGTFFQPHDGPNFYFGELPLSLAACTNQPDMVDFLMENSYQRANATMVDSSGNTVLHALVVVADNTEDNTQFITKMYDRILKTTAKLDLMLKLEDIENHKGLTPLKMAAKTGKIGLFSHILKREFQESHTKHLSRKFTEWVYGPVHSSLYDLASVDSFEENSVMEILVYGSDIPNRHEMLQLEPLSQMLEEKWKTFAGPMFFFNYVVYILYLIIFTVVAYYRKGGKLPFPLEHTPLGYLYVSGQLVTALANCYFFVIGIVDMKRKRPKLETLLIDGYYEILFFVQGALFLASAGLYLFGRREYLGLLVLCLALSWVNMLYFSRGDKHMGIYSIMIQKMILCDILRFLFVYIVFLLGFSAAVVTLLMEPPEKTGRSFLTTIAPGSECVKPYFRSISFTILELFKFTIGMGDMEFTEGYEYKEVFYVLLIGYIILTYILLLNMLIALMNRTVERITMESTSIWKLQRAITILEIEKRLSRCLRKRFRCGVEKNIHTALGDDRRRCFRVEEVNWNKWNINLGKINEDPGCCDRAQQPASNTLPYRPTRGRSWRGLFMDGSRRSRQTYESTEMSPLDTSPV, from the exons ATGGAGAAGTCAGAGATGTTTGGCTTCTCTCTGGAGACAGACGACAGGACGGAGGAGGAAAAAACGCGGCAGAAAGCGCCAAAGAAGGACGGTGTGTTTTCTGCCCTGGGTTTGGGCCAGGAGTTGCCCAAGTCTCCCATGGACACTGATTACCAGGAGGAAATGGAGAAGACCAAGCCTCAAAACAGATTCAATCTCAACTTTGACAA GAGGATTCGACGTGAGCAGCAGCCCGACCAGAAGAGAGACAGCAAGACGTTTAACATTGATAGGTTGTTTGAAGCCGTGGCCAGCCGGGATGTCAGAAAGCTGGATGGCCTGCATCAGTACCTGCACCAGAACATGAAGAAACTCTCGGactctctgt ATCAGTCCTATGGTAAAACTGCCCTGATGAAGGCTCTGCTGCACCTCAGGGACGGCGAGAACAAGACGGTGGAACTATTAATCGACATTTCAGAGAAGATGGGCGACATTAAAGAGTTTGTGAATGCAGCCTACACCAACAGCTACTACAAAG GCCAGACCGCTCTCCATATAGCCATTGAGAGGAGGAGTTGTTCCTATGTGAAGCTGCTGATCAGTAAAGGAGCAGATGTCCATGCCAAAGCCTGCGGAACATTCTTCCAACCACACGATGGCCCCAACTTCTACTTTG GTGAGCTGCCTCTGTCTCTGGCAGCCTGCACCAACCAGCCCGACATGGTGGACTTCCTCATGGAGAACAGTTACCAACGAGCGAACGCTACGATGGTAGACTCTAGCGGCAACACAGTGCTGCACGCCCTGGTGGTGGTGGCTGACAACACTGAGGATAACACACAGTTTATTACCAAAATGTACGACCGCATCCTCAAAACCACAGCCAAGCTGGACCTCATGCTGAAGCTAGAGGACATTGAGAACCACAAGGGGCTGACGCCTCTCAAAATGGCTGCCAAGACTGGCAAGATTGGG ctttTTTCACACATCCTAAAACGGGAATTCCAAGAGAGTCACACCAAACATTTGTCCCGTAAATTCACTGAGTGGGTTTACGGGCCCGTCCACAGCTCCCTGTACGACCTGGCCTCTGTGGACTCGTTTGAGGAAAACTCAGTCATGGAGATACTGGTCTACGGCAGTGACATTCCT AACCGCCACGAGATGCTCCAGTTGGAGCCTCTGAGCCAGATGCTGGAGGAGAAGTGGAAGACGTTTGCTGgcccaatgtttttttttaactacgtGGTCTACATCCTGTACCTGATCATCTTCACTGTGGTTGCCTACTATAGAAAGGGTGGAAAG CTGCCGTTTCCCCTCGAACACACCCCACTGGGTTACCTGTATGTCTCAGGCCAGCTAGTGACAGCGCTGGCAAACTGCTATTTCTTTGTCATTGGG ATCGTAGACATGAAGAGGAAACGCCCGAAGCTGGAGACGTTGCTGATTGATGGATATTATGAGATTCTTTT ttttgtGCAGGGCGCCCTGTTCCTGGCCTCCGCCGGGCTGTACCTGTTCGGGCGGCGGGAGTACCTCGGCTTGCTGGTGCTGTGTCTTGCTCTCAGCTGGGTGAACATGCTCTACTTCTCCAGAGGCGACAAACACATGGGCATCTACAGCATCATGATACAGAAG aTGATCCTTTGTGATATCCTGCGCTTTCTTTTTGTCTACATCGTCTTCCTCTTGGGATTTTCAGCAG CGGTGGTCACATTGCTCATGGAGCCTCCTGAAAAAACGGGGCGCAGTTTCTTAACTACCATTGCCCCTGGTTCGGAGTGTGTAAAACCGTACTTCAGAAGCATCTCCTTCACCATTCTGGAACTCTTTAAGTTCACCATCGGCATGGGCGACATGGAGTTCACTGAGGGCTACGAGTATAAGGAGGTGTTCTACGTGCTCCTCATCGGCTACATAATTCTCACCTACATCCTGCTGCTCAACATGCTCATCGCCCTCATGAACCGCACCGTGGAGAGGATCACCATGGAGAGCACCAGCATCTGGAAGCTACAG AGGGCTATCACCATCCTGGAAATAGAGAAAAGGCTGTCTCGCTGTCTAAGGAAGAGGTTTCGCTGCGGGGTGGAGAAGAACATCCACACTGCTCTTGGAGATGACCGTCGCCGGTGTTTCAG AGTGGAGGAAGTCAACTGGAACAAATGGAACATCAACCTGGGCAAAATCAATGAGGATCCTGGGTGCTGCGATCGTGCCCAACAGCCCGCCTCAAACACTCTCCCGTACAGACCAACCAGAG GGAGGAGCTGGAGAGGCTTATTCATGGATGGCAGTCGACGGTCGCGGCAGACATACGAGTCCACAGAGATGAGTCCTCTGGACACCTCGCCGGTCTAA